From one Paramormyrops kingsleyae isolate MSU_618 chromosome 1, PKINGS_0.4, whole genome shotgun sequence genomic stretch:
- the LOC111849456 gene encoding ras-related protein M-Ras, with protein sequence MATSAVPSDNLPTYKLVVVGDGGVGKSALTIQFFQKIFVPDYDPTIEDSYLKHTEIDGQWAILDVLDTAGQEEFSAMREQYMRTGDGFLIVFSVTDKASFEHVDRFHQLILRVKDRESFPMVLVANKVDLVHLRKVTTEQGREMAAKHSITYIETSAKDPPMNVDKAFHELVRVIRQEIPEKSQKKKKKKAKWRGDRSTGSHRLRCVIL encoded by the exons ATGGCAACCAGTGCTGTTCCCAGTGACAACCTCCCTACGTAcaagctggtggtggtgggagaTGGGGGGGTCGGCAAGAGCGCACTCACCATCCAGTTCTTCCAGAAGATCTTTGTGCCAGACTACGATCCCACCATTGAGGACTCGTACCTGAAGCACACGGAGATTGACGGCCAGTGGGCCATTCTCGATG TGCTGGACACGGCCGGCCAGGAGGAATTCAGTGCCATGCGAGAGCAGTACATGCGCACAGGTGACGGCTTCCTCATCGTCTTCTCCGTGACAGACAAGGCCAGCTTCGAGCATGTGGACCGATTCCACCAGCTGATCTTGCGTGTGAAGGACAG GGAGTCCTTCCCCATGGTCCTGGTGGCCAACAAGGTGGACCTGGTGCACCTGAGGAAGGTGACGACTGAGCAGGGCAGGGAGATGGCGGCCAAGCACAGT ATTACATACATCGAAACGAGTGCCAAAGACCCTCCCATGAATGTGGACAAAGCATTTCACGAGCTGGTCAGAGTGATCAG GCAGGAAATCCCAGAGAAGAgccagaagaagaagaaaaagaaggcCAAGTGGCGTGGGGACAGGTCCACCGGCTCTCACCGGCTCCGCTGTGTCATTTTGTGA